The Desulfovibrio psychrotolerans genomic interval ATTCGCTCTTGTTTAACCATTCCGCTAGATCAAAAGACGCTGTAACGCCGCAATCCCACGTTACCCGAACAACATAAGGCCGCACGGCTTTAATGGTCGTAATGGCCGGAATAGTCTGCATTTCTCTTGTCCTTCTGGTGCATTCAGCAAAGCCCTGACATGCTGACTTGGCTTGCCTTACGCAGAAATCCCGAGAATCTACACAAAACTCTCAATAAACATCCTTACCCCATCCTCCAGCATCTGAACCGCCAGAAACACGAGGATAAGCCCCATAAGCCTTTCTGCTGCCCTCATGCCGCGCTTGCCGAGATATTTGATAAGCGCGGGCGCACTGAGCATGATGACAAATGCCGCGCTCCACGCCGCAAGTATGCCCAGCAACACGTTGGGCGACCCAACCCAGCCGGGATGGGTGCTCTGCGCCTTATGCGCATACAGCATAACCGCCGCCAGCAGGGAAGGTCCGGCTATGAGGGGCACGGCAATGGGAACGATGAAGGGGTCGCGGTCCAGCTCCGTTACGCCCTCCGACTGGGGGAACACCATCTTGATGGCTATCATGAACAGGATGAACCCGCCGGAAAGCCGCAGGGTGGACTGATGGATATTCAGGATGCCCAGCAGCCATTCGCCCAGATAATGGAACATGAAAATGATGACCAGCGCGAAGAGCAGTTCGCGCATGAGAATGCGCTGCTGCTTGCGCGGCGAATGCTCGCTGAGCATGGGCAGGCACATGGCGGCGTTGCCTATGGGGTCCATGATGAGGAAGAGGGGCAGCGCGATTTCGAATATAGCCCTGAGGCTTGTGCCTTCCATGCCTTACATCTCCATATAGGTGGCGGACTGGGCTGCCTTTTCCGATACGGTAACGGCATGCACGCGCACACCGTTTGCTGCCTCATGGTCCGCAAGACGCTGCGCGAGATGGCGGTAGATGAACCGGGCGAGGTTTTCTGACGACGGGTTCTGCGTATCAAAGGGCGGAACCTCGTTGAGCATCTTGTGATCCAGCAGTTCCAGCACGGCCTTGAGTTCCTGCTTGAGCACCTTGAAGTCGAGAACGATTTCCGTGTCCGGGGTGAGGGTCTGGCCCTCTACCACGGCTTCCACGGCAAAGTTGTGCCCGTGCATGTTCTCGCACTTGCCGCAATAGTTGCGCAGGGCATGGGCGGCGGCAAAGTCTGACCGCACCGTGAGACGCCATATTCCTTTAGCCATGAATGGCTCCTTTCCAGTTGGTGAAGTCTTTTTCAAACGCGGGGCCGGGCAGAATGGCATATTGCTCATCCACGCTGAAGAAGGCGTGGGTGCCGTTTATATGCACGCACACCTGCACGGGCACGGGCCCCTGATGCCTGCGCAGAATATCGCGCAGGGTGGCCAGCGACTGGCGGGTAAGGCCCACTGCGGGCAGGTCCAGCGTGGTGGGGTCGCCGTTGCTGAAACAGGCCTCTGCCAGCGGCTGCACCTTTTCCGCCAGCAGCTTTATTTCCTTTATAGCGTCCTCGTCTTCTTCTGCCTGTTCGTTATCATCTTTGGATTTCTGTTCCGCAACCTTGGCGGTGAGCAGCAGCGGCTGGTCGGAATGGTAGAGTTCGCGGCCTTCCGTATACGCTTCGGGGAAGATGATCAACTCGCCGGAGGCGGTGAGGTCTTCTATCTCCACAAAGGCCATCTTGCTGCCTTTTTTGGTGATGTGCTCCTTCAGCGCGGTGATGAGCACGGCGCATTTGACCTCCATGCCGGGAGAGAGGTCGGCGCATTCTTCCAGCGGGGTGAGCTGCAGGCGCAGCATTTCGCGGCGGTAGGGCTGCAACGGGTGGCTGGTGAGGTAGAAGCCCAGGGCTTCTTTCTCGAACTTCAGCTTCATCTCGTCCGACCATTCCTCCATGGTCTGTTCTTCGCAATCGAAGCCGATGCC includes:
- a CDS encoding MarC family protein, whose amino-acid sequence is MEGTSLRAIFEIALPLFLIMDPIGNAAMCLPMLSEHSPRKQQRILMRELLFALVIIFMFHYLGEWLLGILNIHQSTLRLSGGFILFMIAIKMVFPQSEGVTELDRDPFIVPIAVPLIAGPSLLAAVMLYAHKAQSTHPGWVGSPNVLLGILAAWSAAFVIMLSAPALIKYLGKRGMRAAERLMGLILVFLAVQMLEDGVRMFIESFV
- the queD gene encoding 6-carboxytetrahydropterin synthase QueD — encoded protein: MAKGIWRLTVRSDFAAAHALRNYCGKCENMHGHNFAVEAVVEGQTLTPDTEIVLDFKVLKQELKAVLELLDHKMLNEVPPFDTQNPSSENLARFIYRHLAQRLADHEAANGVRVHAVTVSEKAAQSATYMEM